The following coding sequences lie in one Arachis ipaensis cultivar K30076 chromosome B05, Araip1.1, whole genome shotgun sequence genomic window:
- the LOC107644987 gene encoding DEAD-box ATP-dependent RNA helicase 39 → MRRKGRELLNLCISLSSPLKPEPCASSFHGASRTFSPFSASSSSFSSSSSTLTPCVEDEKASAASKTQKESMILEEFRQRKLKGTSSSSSSPDGGAEKKEGESTMVVSNFRELGVAEELAEVLEKIGDGVPSEIQCVVIPAVLEGKNLLLSSPAEPDRTLAYLLPLIQLLRHGEVGLDSKHPRAIVLCATEEKANECFSAAKYIMEIAEVKLAKQRSSPDNEHSNVSIGLLVGTPSEIIQYVEEGTVVPAEIRYMVLDDVDFMLGSGLGSNIHKILEPLQDHESKSSYKRLQTILVTSPITEVLGDESPIVKHLERDHAGNISAMSLEMDQREVFQYTESLDALRKKVAEAMDTLV, encoded by the exons atgaGAAGAAAAGGGAGAGAGCTTCTTAACCTATGTATCTCTCTAAGCTCCCCATTGAAGCCTGAACCATGTGCATCTTCTTTTCATGGGGCTTCTAGAACTTTCTCACCATTttccgcttcttcttcttccttctcctcctcctccagcACCCTAACCCCTTGTGTTGAAGATGAAAAGGCTTCGGCAGCGTCCAAGACGCAGAAAGAATCAATGATTTTGGAAGAGTTCAGACAAAGGAAGCTGAAAGGGACTTCATCAAGTTCTTCTTCTCCTGATGGCGGTGCTGAGAAGAAAGAGGGGGAGTCCACTATGGTGGTTTCCAACTTCAGGGAGTTGGGTGTGGCTGAGGAgcttgctgaggttttggaaaaGATTGGTGATGGTGTTCCGAGTGAGATACAATGTGTTGTTATTCCAGCTGTTTTGGAAGGGAAGAATTTATTGTTGAGTTCACCCGCTGAACCTGACCGAACTTTGGCTTACCTGTTGCCCCTTATTCAG CTGCTGCGACATGGCGAGGTTGGTTTGGATTCAAAGCATCCCAGAGCCATTGTGCTTTGTGCTACCGAGGAGAAAGCTAATGAG TGTTTTAGTGCTGCAAAATATATCATGGAGATTGCGGAAGTGAAGTTGGCAAAGCAACGTTCTTCCCCAGATAATGAGCATTCAAATGTCTCAATTGGTCTTCTAGTCGGAACCCCTTCTGAGATTATTCAGTACGTTGAAGAGGGAACTGTTGTCCCTGCTGAAATAAGATATATG GTTTTGGATGATGTAGATTTCATGCTTGGTAGTGGCCTTGGTTCTAACATCCACAAGATTCTCGAACCATTGCAAGATCATGAATCAAAATCTTCTTACAAAAGATTGCAAACCATCCTAGTTACATCGCCGATCACCGAG GTTTTGGGTGATGAATCCCCCATTGTGAAGCATCTTGAGCGTGATCATGCTGGAAATATTTCTGCAATGTCTTTGGAAATGGATCAAAGAGAAGTGTTCCAATATACAGAGTCCCTGGATGCTCTTAGGAAAAAAGTGGCAGAGGCCATGGACACCCTTGTGTAA
- the LOC107641575 gene encoding MRN complex-interacting protein isoform X2: MSSSTVFIAVQCCQCSTMQVKQKKKSSNKWNCAVCNQKQSVRKVFAQGFMAKDLRKFVQSFNMSRKLVDDGEWLQAGTLGSLSEHRDDEIELPINPEKKRRIDWTAYLDQEDHHDLTIKEAEQEQGGGDGFEPVIVTELENVMFKKRKSDENSEESAKLFKEPVFRNSRANER, from the exons ATGTCGTCGTCTACGGTCTTCATCGCCGTCCAGTGCTGCCAATGCTCCACCATGCAG gtgaagcagaagaagaagagcaGCAACAAGTGGAACTGCGCGGTGTGTAACCAGAAGCAATCGGTTCGGAAGGTGTTCGCTCAGGGTTTCATGGCCAAGGACCTCCGCAAGTTCGTCCAGAGCTTCAATATGTCCCGGAAGCTCGTCGACGACGGAGAATGGCTCCAAGCTGGAACCCTAGGTTCACTGTCGGAACATCGCGATGACGAGATCGAGCTTCCGATCAACccggaaaagaagagaagaatcgATTGGACTGCATACCTTGACCAAGAGGATCATCATGATCTTACCATCAAAGAAGCAGAACAAGAACAAGGAG GAGGAGATGGTTTTGAGCCAGTGATTGTGACTGAGTTGGAAAATGTTATGTTCAAGAAACGTAAGTCTGATGAGAACTCAGAAGAAAGTGCCAAGCTTTTCAAAGAGCCAGTGTTCCGAAATTCTCGAG